A section of the Nitrospirota bacterium genome encodes:
- the rpoN gene encoding RNA polymerase factor sigma-54 has product MDTKLDLRLAQKLIMTPQLQQAIKLLQLSKLELEQLISQALLENPVLEETASETLDPEDEDNFKSSQLSDNTNSAVEKEAESITPLDGSGSDMKWEDYIDDDRGENRELNFRKEADEDSPSYEQILTKPASLYDHLIWQLKLSTSEPLTIDIGELIIGNLDENGYLQSTVEEIACQSNSSTDKVFEVLKFIQSFDPPGVAARDLKECLLNQITQIGFSGTIVETIVSDHLSDFEKKRYQVIARKLDISLEDLSHAIRIIEKLEPKPGRAYYTADNVYIVPDVYVIKYEGEYIVLMNEEGLPKLKINPIYKKMLKGKNEIGEDERGYLEDKFRSAIWMIRSIEQRNRTIYKVAQSIVKYQNDFFDKGVNQLKPLTLREIAEDIQMHESTVSRVTHNKYVGTPQGIFELKYFFSSGLGTSGGENCSSRSVRDMIERLISDENPKRPFSDQQIMEYLRHKQIEIARRTVAKYRKELKIPSASRRRKLVI; this is encoded by the coding sequence ATGGACACGAAATTAGACCTGAGACTTGCACAGAAACTTATAATGACCCCGCAGCTTCAGCAGGCCATCAAACTCCTTCAATTATCAAAACTTGAATTAGAACAGCTAATAAGCCAGGCATTATTGGAAAATCCGGTACTTGAAGAAACCGCCTCAGAAACCCTTGATCCAGAAGATGAAGATAATTTTAAGTCCAGTCAATTATCAGATAATACTAATTCTGCTGTTGAAAAAGAGGCTGAGAGTATAACACCTCTTGACGGCTCCGGTTCTGACATGAAATGGGAGGATTATATAGATGATGACAGGGGTGAAAACAGGGAGTTGAATTTCCGAAAAGAAGCTGACGAGGACAGCCCCAGTTATGAACAGATTTTAACAAAGCCGGCCTCCCTGTATGACCATCTTATATGGCAATTAAAGTTATCTACTTCGGAGCCGCTTACTATAGACATCGGAGAGCTTATTATAGGAAATCTTGATGAAAACGGTTATCTTCAGTCAACAGTGGAGGAGATTGCGTGTCAGAGCAATTCTTCAACAGACAAGGTATTTGAAGTATTAAAGTTTATTCAGAGCTTTGACCCGCCCGGTGTTGCAGCAAGGGATCTGAAAGAGTGCCTCTTAAATCAGATTACTCAGATAGGATTCTCAGGGACTATAGTTGAAACAATTGTGTCGGATCACCTTTCTGATTTTGAAAAAAAACGTTATCAGGTTATTGCCCGTAAACTCGATATATCTCTTGAAGACCTGTCTCATGCAATAAGGATTATTGAGAAGCTTGAGCCTAAGCCCGGCAGGGCATACTACACAGCGGATAATGTCTATATTGTCCCTGATGTCTATGTTATAAAATACGAAGGTGAATACATTGTTCTGATGAATGAAGAAGGGCTTCCTAAGCTCAAGATAAATCCTATTTACAAGAAGATGCTGAAAGGAAAAAACGAGATTGGTGAAGATGAACGGGGTTATCTCGAAGATAAGTTCAGGTCTGCTATCTGGATGATCAGGAGTATTGAACAACGCAACAGGACTATATACAAGGTTGCACAGAGTATTGTAAAATATCAGAATGATTTCTTTGATAAGGGTGTAAACCAATTGAAACCCCTTACATTAAGGGAAATAGCAGAGGATATCCAGATGCATGAATCTACAGTGAGCCGTGTTACCCACAACAAATATGTAGGCACTCCGCAGGGCATCTTCGAATTAAAATACTTCTTCAGCAGCGGGCTTGGTACCTCAGGCGGCGAGAATTGTTCATCAAGGAGTGTCCGCGATATGATTGAAAGATTGATATCTGATGAAAACCCGAAAAGACCGTTCAGTGACCAGCAGATTATGGAATATCTGAGACACAAACAGATAGAGATTGCAAGAAGGACTGTTGCCAAATATCGTAAGGAATTAAAGATCCCATCTGCGAGCAGACGGAGAAAATTGGTTATATGA
- the lptB gene encoding LPS export ABC transporter ATP-binding protein: MTNLIAENLEKVYRGRKIVNSVSLSLMAGEAVGLLGPNGAGKTTIFSIITGLLRPSGGRILIDSTDVTHLPTYKRARMGVCYLPQEPSIFRKLTVEENILAILEFQPLSSYERKDMLNSLLKEFNVSHLSKQPANTLSGGERRRVEIARALASSPVFILLDEPFAGIDPISISDIQHIITQLKERGIGVLITDHNVQHTLEVCDRVYIINEGIIMKSGTPKEIVESAEVRSAYLGERFKLQHEDNIINNTKGERWTRN; encoded by the coding sequence ATGACTAATCTTATAGCGGAAAATTTGGAGAAGGTTTACAGGGGTCGTAAGATAGTGAACAGTGTAAGCCTTTCATTGATGGCAGGTGAAGCTGTAGGTTTGTTAGGTCCTAATGGCGCGGGTAAGACTACGATATTTTCAATTATCACCGGTTTACTAAGACCTTCCGGCGGACGAATACTAATTGACTCAACAGACGTGACCCACCTTCCGACTTATAAGCGTGCAAGAATGGGGGTTTGTTACCTCCCGCAGGAGCCGTCAATATTCAGGAAACTTACTGTTGAAGAAAATATACTGGCTATTCTCGAATTTCAACCGCTGTCTTCTTATGAACGTAAAGACATGCTGAACTCTCTTCTTAAAGAATTTAATGTTTCTCATCTCTCAAAACAACCTGCAAATACATTATCAGGAGGTGAGAGGAGACGTGTTGAGATTGCAAGGGCACTTGCATCCTCACCTGTTTTCATCCTGTTAGATGAACCATTCGCAGGGATTGACCCGATCTCAATATCCGATATTCAACATATTATTACACAACTAAAAGAAAGAGGCATAGGGGTACTTATTACAGACCATAATGTACAGCATACCCTTGAGGTATGTGACCGGGTTTATATTATAAATGAAGGTATAATAATGAAGTCAGGCACTCCGAAGGAGATTGTTGAAAGCGCTGAGGTAAGGTCTGCTTACCTTGGGGAGAGATTCAAATTACAGCATGAGGATAACATCATCAATAATACGAAGGGGGAGAGATGGACACGAAATTAG
- the lptC gene encoding LPS export ABC transporter periplasmic protein LptC: MKLTAMPYIMAIIIGLLLLIFITVLFKGKSVDQQGGALEIVSLGGLSQSITDFHIFRLNGEKLDMEIKAREAKIFEGEDDASIRGIEITYNPQRKSPVKLYADKGTFNIDKNTLYLEKEDNAVDIKIGSNVTIKADSLRWLEESKEVRSPGKVYLKGDNFNLEGEGFVARIDNDEYELKKNVRATMW; the protein is encoded by the coding sequence ATGAAACTTACTGCTATGCCTTACATAATGGCAATTATAATTGGCCTGTTGCTTCTTATATTTATTACAGTGCTTTTTAAAGGTAAAAGCGTTGACCAACAAGGCGGGGCATTAGAAATAGTTTCACTTGGGGGTCTGTCCCAGAGTATAACTGATTTCCATATTTTCCGTCTTAATGGAGAAAAATTAGATATGGAGATAAAGGCAAGAGAGGCAAAAATATTCGAGGGAGAAGACGATGCATCAATACGCGGGATAGAAATTACCTATAACCCTCAAAGGAAAAGTCCGGTTAAATTATATGCAGATAAGGGAACATTTAATATAGATAAAAATACACTCTACTTAGAGAAAGAAGATAATGCTGTTGATATAAAGATTGGAAGCAATGTTACGATAAAGGCTGACAGCTTAAGGTGGTTGGAAGAGAGTAAAGAGGTTAGAAGCCCGGGTAAAGTTTATCTTAAAGGGGACAATTTCAATCTCGAAGGTGAAGGTTTTGTTGCACGTATAGATAATGATGAATATGAACTCAAAAAGAATGTCAGGGCAACGATGTGGTGA
- a CDS encoding Fe-S-containing hydro-lyase, whose product MIKTKKITTPLTDEVIAGLRAGDKVELSGVLYTARDAAHKRLVQMIKDGQPLPFNIRGQVIYFVGPTPAKPGMPIGSAGPTTAGRMDFYSPTLIELGLKGMIGKGARSEAVKKAIVEHKCVYFAAIGGVAALLSKKIKKAEILAFEDLGTEAVRILQVEDFPVIVINDIYGGDLYKEGIKEYAAVSAG is encoded by the coding sequence ATGATAAAAACTAAAAAAATAACAACACCACTTACAGATGAGGTAATCGCCGGTCTCAGGGCCGGAGATAAGGTTGAACTCAGCGGTGTCCTTTATACTGCACGGGATGCTGCGCACAAAAGACTTGTCCAGATGATTAAAGACGGACAACCCCTCCCATTTAATATACGGGGACAGGTAATATATTTTGTAGGGCCGACACCTGCCAAACCAGGAATGCCGATCGGGTCAGCCGGGCCTACAACTGCCGGAAGAATGGACTTTTATTCTCCAACGCTGATTGAACTTGGCCTTAAAGGTATGATTGGAAAGGGGGCAAGGTCTGAGGCAGTAAAAAAGGCCATTGTGGAGCACAAGTGCGTATACTTCGCTGCTATCGGTGGAGTGGCGGCATTATTGTCAAAAAAGATTAAAAAGGCTGAAATACTTGCATTTGAGGACCTTGGGACAGAGGCTGTCAGGATACTTCAGGTCGAAGACTTTCCTGTTATTGTGATTAATGATATATACGGCGGTGACCTTTATAAAGAGGGGATTAAAGAGTACGCTGCTGTTTCAGCCGGCTGA